A window of the Eulemur rufifrons isolate Redbay chromosome 6, OSU_ERuf_1, whole genome shotgun sequence genome harbors these coding sequences:
- the LOC138384175 gene encoding interferon-induced very large GTPase 1-like has translation MATAEDTPVEPVPRDKRRQDLQEMLEEVGLTVEYWLPKLQEDLGVTCPQALQHLEEKDLQNLKSQAKYPWEERALEKLLNLAHSNSLSELQKSRIEKTKEKQEQAAQALKELKDLMSQGKQRNKEAVMNKEAELREAMDIPKEYWPLSKTSLKEVIDNMQKQLELTKLELSQRQNLPDKDLVSWASGGLALQGIYKTTDQGGLIEKNENLLRVPKDFSLFGPRQGTRMETVEFTSSEEEFRFTQKIEKGEFSALISGKGEGWGGSLEAGFDHSKHSESKTTQRQHSEHSYLCSTKFSYIPLASCYFPFDQLQLSKAALRELKYIEDLLDQTADSGRSFLLRDEAERFFHRFGSHANQGPLHLGGIYWWKAVSEGFHSRQLKEVKQQSAKALHIFISGSFSTPIAKGAGGVNVSDSDSNKTSESNAFQNLQATIQLSVAQTGGPPGANNFVQWKAGLIASNQTWFVIDRGLELVPIWDIILSNHRSDFKYPLQVACCLKEHYTGMSTHTAHILYEEELLNATVKAIAFLEAVKSQKKSAFDKPLKN, from the coding sequence ATGGCCACAGCAGAAGACACCCCTGTTGAGCCTGTCCCCAGAGACAAAAGGAGGCAAGATCTCCAGGAGATGCTGGAAGAAGTAGGCCTGACTGTTGAGTACTGGCTTCCTAAGCTTCAGGAAGACCTGGGTGTGACCTGTCCCCAGGCCTTACAACACCTAGAAGAAAAAGACCTCCAGAACCTGAAATCTCAGGCAAAATATCCATGGGAGGAAAGGGCCTTGGAAAAGCTTCTGAACCTGGCACACTCAAATAGTCTGTCAGAGTTACAGAAGTCTCGGATagagaagacaaaggaaaagcaaGAGCAGGCAGCACAGGCGCTGAAGGAGCTGAAGGACTTGATGTCACAAGGAAAGCAGCGAAACAAAGAAGCAGTAATGAACAAAGAAGCAGAGCTGAGGGAAGCAATGGACATCCCCAAAGAGTACTGGCCACTTTCTAAAACATCCCTAAAAGAAGTCATAGACAACATGCAGAAACAACTTGAACTCACAAAGCTGGAACTATCTCAGCGGCAAAACCTCCCAGATAAAGATTTGGTGAGCTGGGCATCTGGAGGGTTGGCCCTCCAGGGAATTTACAAAACCACTGACCAAGGGGGCCTGATAGAGAAGAATGAGAACCTACTCAGAGTCCCCAAGGACTTCTCACTCTTTGGTCCTAGGCAGGGCACACGGATGGAAACAGTAGAATTTACATCGTCTGAAGAAGAATTCAGGTTCACTCAGAAAATAGAGAAGGGGGAATTTAGTGCACTTATCTCAGGCAAGGGTGAAGGTTGGGGAGGTAGTCTCGAAGCTGGTTTTGATCACAGCAAACATTCAGAATCCAAGACAACTCAACGACAACATTCTGAGCATTCTTATTTGTGCTCAACCAAGTTCAGCTACATCCCCCTGGCCTCCTGCTACTTTCCCTTTGATCAGCTCCAGTTATCCAAGGCTGCTCTCCGGGAATTAAAATACATTGAAGACCTTCTGGATCAGACAGCAGACTCAGGCAGATCCTTCTTACTGAGAGACGAGGCTGAAAGATTCTTCCACAGGTTTGGCTCTCATGCTAACCAAGGCCCTCTGCACCTGGGGGGCATCTACTGGTGGAAAGCCGTTTCAGAGGGTTTCCACAGTCGGCAGTTGAAAGAAGTGAAACAGCAGTCAGCAAAGGCCCTGCATATTTTCATAAGTGGCAGCTTCAGTACACCTATAGCAAAAGGTGCTGGAGGTGTGAATGTGTCAGATTCTGATTCAAACAAAACTTCTGAGTCAAATGCTTTCCAAAATCTCCAAGCTACAATCCAATTATCTGTGGCCCAGACTGGTGGCCCACCAGGAGCAAATAACTTTGTCCAGTGGAAAGCTGGCCTCATTGCCAGCAATCAAACCTGGTTTGTCATTGACCGGGGACTTGAGCTGGTACCCATTTGGGACATCATCCTCTCCAACCACAGAAGTGATTTTAAGTATCCTCTTCAGGTGGCTTGCTGTCTGAAAGAGCACTATACTGGTATGAGTACCCATACTGCCCACATCCTGTATGAAGAGGAACTCCTAAATGCTACGGTGAAGGCTATTGCTTTCCTAGAGGCTGTGAAATCTCAGAAGAAATCTGCTTTTGATAAGCCActtaaaaactga